In Pedosphaera parvula Ellin514, the following are encoded in one genomic region:
- a CDS encoding LamG domain-containing protein, with product MNYAGSNIYQTIIGSHTRTAVSGAELGINGQAWDFRTGSSTVSSATIYDDLNAGTVTNGVWTHVVATFDGSVKRLYIDGVLAGTETTNVFASTSLWRIGADNTFQASAGNHLTGWIDEPAIYWQPLTQAQVLNHYNMGLYGMAQPPSITIQQNGANISLSWSGSWVLQHSYDLGCPSCWQDVNNATSPYTATQAPQGHEFFRLRNP from the coding sequence TTGAACTACGCCGGTTCCAACATTTACCAAACCATTATCGGCTCGCATACCAGGACGGCCGTCAGTGGCGCCGAACTCGGAATCAACGGCCAAGCCTGGGATTTCCGCACCGGCTCCTCCACCGTCAGCAGCGCAACGATTTACGACGATCTGAATGCGGGCACGGTCACAAACGGTGTTTGGACCCATGTCGTCGCTACGTTCGACGGTTCCGTGAAGCGTCTTTATATCGACGGCGTGTTGGCTGGCACTGAGACAACCAATGTTTTCGCGTCCACGTCCCTCTGGCGCATCGGTGCGGACAACACCTTCCAGGCCAGCGCCGGTAATCATTTGACCGGCTGGATCGACGAGCCGGCAATTTATTGGCAACCGTTGACGCAGGCACAGGTTCTCAACCATTACAACATGGGGCTTTACGGGATGGCCCAGCCGCCATCCATCACCATCCAGCAAAACGGAGCCAACATTTCCCTGTCCTGGAGCGGTTCCTGGGTCTTGCAGCATTCCTACGATTTGGGTTGCCCTTCGTGCTGGCAGGATGTGAACAACGCAACCAGCCCGTACACTGCGACGCAGGCGCCGCAGGGCCATGAATTCTTCCGCTTGCGAAACCCATGA
- a CDS encoding sulfatase-like hydrolase/transferase, with product MNHLASRLPFAVLTALVSLLWMAVPVAHGASTKPNIIFILADDLGYGDVGCFYQNSRPSPQPRMYTPQLDAMAGQGMMFLQHYSASPVCAPARASLLLGQNQGNCVIRDNQFDKALPNNHTLATVLKQSGYYCEAIGKWGLAGQANVPPDFYSDVTNTVPGYPLQHGFDEFFGFVDHAAGHVYYHDAAHALFYNYTNVTTDYANVYSTDLFFARAKKFISDHEASNPGQPFFLYLAPTAVHSGLQVPGGPYPPGSGASGGLQWPLTPTPATRDTWIHPDYTNAVTTTNYFNDVITSTNWNDTMKRYATIDRRLDDGVGDLLQLLRDLNIGTNTLVIFSSDNGPANENDFGSYTSDPRYFDSWANMDGIKRDLWEAGVREPTIAWWPGTVAANTTNNAVSAFWDWLPTFADLVGEPTPGESDGVSLVPTLTRSGTQRTRGIWYFEYNYNGSFGVDGGSNGLFARKGVTARSQLQSVRSNNFVAVRYDIKTPTDPFRLYDVVHDPHQDTNIAAFATNAPLLTTLSNYVAQARMPNASAPRPYDSELMPAVTNVLVNPGLAYAVYSGSWPWVPDLDALTPISTGTATGLDLSVASLPTNYGISFEGFITIPADGSYTFYVTDDSGAEMWIHDAHVIDDDFDRTGATVHNSILLKAGLHPFRLYYRHGSGAASLQLQYSGPGIITQTVPTAMFSRNSTNGTAESIALNDSASTPQNTPVTINILANDIAGSGPGPLTIVSVGSPLAGTALTNAIGQIIYTPNASFLGNDTFTYTMTDGASVSTATVQVGVYYSDGMVWFPFDQTSGLTTIDANGGYTGSLIGFDNDPAEWVPGKWNRALEFDGNNYVDIAGFSGILGSSPRTVAAWVNTTSTAQQPVIAWGPNANGNKWSFLVENGHARIEITSGYLEGTRIVNDGLWHFIACSYNNNFTSITNAKLYVDGTPETSFTTKKTFAVNTTSNGDVTIGLDTQGRNFIGMIDEPRIYNTALTDAQILSLCNATDQSAAAWHRRYYGNAAINWSAPDSAGHPRLLDYALGVEPWESSGAQLGIQLSVVNNTVLVRFQSWTPGTSELTYQLLSSTDLVHWAPWNGTRMAPEPSIKTGMETTLYQGPISTTNATFIRLQVALP from the coding sequence ATGAATCATCTCGCTTCGCGTCTTCCTTTTGCCGTGCTGACTGCATTGGTGTCCCTGCTGTGGATGGCCGTCCCGGTAGCGCACGGAGCTTCCACGAAGCCGAACATCATCTTCATCCTGGCCGATGACCTGGGCTATGGCGACGTGGGTTGCTTTTATCAGAATTCGAGGCCCTCACCCCAGCCGAGGATGTACACGCCGCAATTGGATGCAATGGCGGGGCAAGGAATGATGTTCCTCCAGCATTATTCGGCCAGCCCGGTTTGCGCGCCGGCGCGGGCCTCGCTGCTGCTGGGGCAAAACCAGGGGAATTGCGTCATCCGCGACAATCAGTTCGACAAAGCCCTGCCGAATAACCACACGCTGGCGACCGTTCTCAAACAATCGGGCTATTACTGCGAAGCAATCGGCAAGTGGGGTCTCGCCGGGCAAGCCAACGTGCCTCCAGACTTTTATTCCGACGTCACCAATACCGTGCCCGGATACCCACTGCAGCACGGGTTCGACGAGTTCTTTGGGTTTGTCGATCATGCCGCGGGTCACGTCTATTATCATGACGCGGCCCATGCTCTCTTTTACAACTACACCAACGTCACGACCGATTACGCGAACGTTTATTCGACAGACCTTTTTTTCGCGCGGGCAAAGAAGTTCATTTCCGACCATGAAGCGAGCAATCCGGGACAGCCGTTTTTCCTTTATCTCGCTCCGACGGCCGTGCATTCGGGATTGCAGGTGCCAGGCGGGCCGTATCCGCCCGGCAGCGGGGCCAGCGGAGGCTTGCAGTGGCCGCTCACGCCCACACCGGCGACCAGGGACACCTGGATTCACCCGGATTACACCAACGCTGTGACCACCACCAATTACTTCAACGACGTCATCACCAGCACCAATTGGAATGATACGATGAAGCGTTATGCCACGATCGACCGGCGGCTGGATGATGGCGTCGGTGATTTGCTTCAATTGCTGCGCGACTTGAACATTGGCACCAACACGCTGGTCATCTTCAGTTCGGACAATGGCCCGGCTAATGAGAACGATTTCGGATCTTACACCTCTGACCCGCGTTATTTTGATTCCTGGGCCAACATGGACGGGATCAAGCGCGATCTCTGGGAAGCCGGGGTGCGCGAACCGACCATTGCCTGGTGGCCGGGCACCGTCGCAGCGAACACCACAAATAACGCCGTCTCGGCGTTTTGGGACTGGCTGCCTACTTTTGCGGACCTTGTCGGCGAGCCGACGCCCGGAGAATCGGATGGCGTCTCGCTGGTACCGACGTTGACGAGAAGCGGCACGCAACGCACGCGTGGCATTTGGTACTTCGAGTATAATTACAACGGCTCGTTCGGCGTGGATGGCGGCAGCAATGGATTATTCGCGCGCAAAGGCGTTACCGCGCGCAGTCAATTGCAATCCGTTCGCTCAAACAATTTTGTCGCCGTGCGATATGACATCAAGACGCCGACGGACCCTTTCCGCCTGTATGACGTTGTGCATGATCCCCACCAAGACACCAACATCGCGGCCTTCGCGACCAATGCGCCGCTGCTCACGACGTTAAGCAACTATGTGGCGCAGGCGCGCATGCCCAATGCCAGCGCGCCGCGGCCCTATGATTCCGAGCTGATGCCAGCGGTCACCAACGTCCTGGTTAATCCGGGCCTGGCTTACGCTGTTTATTCGGGTTCCTGGCCGTGGGTTCCGGACCTCGACGCCCTGACGCCCATCTCCACAGGAACTGCGACGGGACTGGACCTGTCGGTCGCCTCGCTGCCGACCAATTATGGAATCAGCTTTGAAGGATTCATCACCATCCCGGCTGACGGCTCCTACACTTTTTATGTGACCGATGATTCGGGCGCGGAAATGTGGATCCACGATGCCCATGTGATTGACGATGACTTCGACCGGACCGGTGCGACGGTTCACAATAGCATTCTGCTCAAGGCCGGGTTGCATCCGTTCCGGCTTTATTACCGGCATGGCAGCGGAGCGGCGTCGCTGCAACTTCAATATTCCGGCCCTGGAATCATCACTCAGACGGTGCCCACCGCCATGTTTTCCCGTAACTCCACCAACGGCACGGCTGAGAGCATCGCGCTGAACGATTCGGCATCCACGCCGCAAAATACGCCGGTGACGATCAACATCCTCGCCAATGACATCGCCGGATCCGGTCCGGGGCCATTGACCATCGTCAGCGTCGGGTCGCCGCTGGCCGGCACCGCGCTCACCAATGCCATCGGACAAATTATTTATACACCCAACGCTTCGTTCCTCGGCAATGACACATTTACGTACACCATGACCGATGGTGCAAGCGTCTCCACCGCCACGGTGCAGGTGGGTGTCTATTATTCCGATGGCATGGTTTGGTTTCCGTTCGACCAGACGTCCGGGTTGACGACCATCGATGCCAATGGAGGCTACACCGGAAGCCTGATCGGCTTTGACAATGATCCCGCGGAATGGGTGCCCGGCAAATGGAACCGGGCGCTTGAGTTTGACGGCAATAATTATGTCGATATCGCCGGGTTCAGCGGCATTCTCGGCTCCTCTCCACGGACTGTGGCCGCGTGGGTGAACACGACCAGTACGGCGCAGCAGCCGGTCATTGCCTGGGGGCCAAACGCCAACGGCAACAAGTGGTCGTTCCTGGTAGAGAACGGCCATGCGCGCATCGAGATCACCTCCGGCTATCTGGAAGGCACCCGCATCGTCAACGATGGCCTATGGCATTTCATCGCCTGCTCCTACAACAACAACTTCACGAGCATTACAAATGCAAAGTTATACGTGGACGGGACGCCCGAAACCAGCTTCACCACCAAAAAAACTTTTGCCGTCAATACGACCTCCAATGGCGATGTCACAATCGGCCTGGACACACAGGGCCGCAATTTCATCGGCATGATTGATGAGCCGCGAATTTACAACACCGCGTTGACCGACGCGCAGATTTTGTCCCTCTGCAACGCCACCGACCAATCGGCGGCTGCCTGGCACCGCCGCTACTACGGCAACGCGGCAATCAACTGGAGCGCGCCGGACAGCGCAGGCCATCCTCGTTTGCTGGACTACGCGCTGGGCGTCGAGCCATGGGAATCCTCCGGCGCGCAACTGGGCATCCAGCTTTCCGTCGTGAACAACACAGTGTTGGTGCGTTTTCAGAGTTGGACGCCGGGAACTTCGGAATTGACCTATCAACTCCTATCCTCGACCGACCTGGTGCATTGGGCTCCCTGGAACGGCACGCGCATGGCGCCGGAGCCTTCGATCAAAACGGGAATGGAAACAACCCTCTATCAGGGTCCGATTTCGACCACTAACGCCACCTTCATTCGGCTGCAGGTCGCACTACCTTGA
- a CDS encoding carboxypeptidase-like regulatory domain-containing protein, with the protein MIGGAGTVYTKVNGQHGLLVLNNGGQSGTNTTVSISDSTIDVLVKGHANVAPGGTWSIGNLTVASDGQLLANPNITLAVTSSGAIVVEAGGRVLADGKGAAPGSGAGRSYNDSLYRPCGGGGYGGNGAAGFLTNAFGGTSYGTQWSPTGGGSAGGSLVPYSFGGNGGGAIQFISQNGIVQIDGTISAKGANGSGSGGGGGSGGTISVTGGILLGSGSITAAGGAGVDSIGGGGGGGRIYLTPTSNLFTGSISTAGGGGGNWGGAGTVLIQVSGQNSQLILDNSGHTGTNTLVQSQNGPTDLIIRGGATGCASSPVTFANLNVSSNGWLTPFPGYQGSADSSVNFSFTGNATIQAGGGIIADLAGYPAGQGSGFGHYYTLGSTNFCSGAGHGGGGGSSAGKYALGGNTYDSPTSPTIAGSGGGSSSSYSPYAFGGAGGGVIRLNVTGTLEVDGIISAGGGNGSGLAGGGGSGGSIWLAVGTLSGAGSIAANGGNGAAGLGGGGGGGMIYMPCNNNSFSGTVTAYGGGGANWGGAGTTIIQLPGKNSQLIVDGGGNPGAPTPLPNSTTTDVVLRNGAVGVATSSLTLGNLLISSNAWLIVTNFPSSSATISCLSATIQAGGSIIADSQGYAAGQGSSAGRSSGNSPNYPCGGAGKGGVGGNSISNLALGGNVDPNKVSAGSGGGNFPPYSLGGTGGGSISLTISGLLQVDGIISANGGNGGGFGGGGGAGGSITLTSGSLSGSGVIRANGGGGAGSIGGGGAGGWVTVTVNSTANQFTGAVSAYGGGGANWGGTGVLTIQTNSPIATIVQVILDAGGNPGPATPLTGSSSSTSLTLRNGAVGLINSQLSLGSLLITSNAWLVVSNLPGNATTITLSSATIQAGGGITADSQGYAAGQGSSAGRSSGISPNYPCGGAGKGGFGGNSISNLALGGNVDPNKVSAGSGGGTYSPYSLGGTGGGSISLTISGLLQVDGIISANGGNGSGIGGGGGAGGSITLTSGSLSGSGVIRANGGGGAGSIGGGGAGGWVTVTVNSTANQFTGAVSAYGGGGANWGGTGPVSIQTNPLPGGQNVQLILDAGGNPGPATPLTGSSSSTSLTLRNGAVGLINSQLSLSSLLITSNTWLVVSNFPGNSTTISLSSATIQAGGGITADFQGYAAGLGNGAGHGFGVSPNFPCSGAGHGGNGGNTGSGSKESVVGGTAYDNQTSPSIAGSGGGAYSPYSFGGVGGGQFAITVTGQLQVDGIISANGGNGSGIGGGGGSGGGIKLTAGTLSGSGAIRANGGSGAGVNGGGGAGGCIAIYPTANFFAGTISAGGGGGANWGGAGTIYTQTGGQQSTQLILDNGGQTGASTQIQPLQTTTALILRNGAIGYQQVSSQTFGSLLISSNAWLIANSNSGTLNLTFNGNATIQAGGGIVTDGQGYLAGSGTGAGHYVGTTYYPCSGGSYGGYGGIGNAASVYGGSVYGSITSPTSFGSGGGNIYPYSPGGAGGGAIRLTVNGTLAASGKISANGGDGSGLGGGGGSGGSIFITVGTLAGNGLITANGGDGVEAQGGGGGGGRISIGYNANSFAGLTTAYGGDGYVAGGAGTIYTKANSQSVGPVLVDNGGVAGALTPVSGTLGLPSLPVSLTIQNGAVVSPQASFLQLNNLTVGSGGLFTVSSRPTKLDLLVFNNVDVAPGGAIAVDGAGYGQAAGQGGGQSNGGFGSGAGYGGVGGASSTSPGGASYGSAIQPVDSGSGGGFGSGPQAGGSVGGGAIRLNIGGVLTVDGQLSAGGQMGLQDNSGGGSGGSIWVDAGMLAGNGSIAADGGEGELYGGGGGAGGRIALYSRANHFLGLTSAAGGLGDVSGANGTIFTSNNFPALIVLTNSPSGIVSNAVGLVTLYFNGAPNPSSVTSAAILLMTPNGAVPSSSISISALSSDTYQLSFPLQTTIGNYTLTVGNGVTDLYGQSLAQVYNGGFSISLPVIQGTITDSSGNPVAGVTLQPSSGFSSATTDTNGNYVLGFVPGSSFTVTPSQGTLVFVPGSMSYTNVSTSVSNQNYLAVSTLAPRLAAGVNSTNFVLSWQAIPGVNYQVYSSTNLINWLPYGSALTGSNGPVQFPVPIGDGPQQFFRVQPTD; encoded by the coding sequence ATGATCGGCGGCGCGGGCACGGTCTATACGAAGGTGAACGGGCAGCATGGTCTTTTGGTTCTCAATAACGGAGGGCAATCAGGAACCAACACGACGGTTTCCATTTCGGACAGCACGATTGACGTGCTTGTCAAAGGGCATGCAAATGTCGCGCCAGGCGGCACGTGGAGCATCGGAAACCTTACGGTTGCTTCTGACGGACAGCTCCTGGCCAATCCGAACATTACGCTGGCCGTCACGTCATCCGGCGCCATTGTTGTGGAGGCTGGAGGCAGAGTGCTTGCCGATGGCAAGGGCGCAGCCCCGGGCTCCGGCGCCGGCCGCTCTTACAATGACAGTTTGTATCGGCCTTGCGGCGGGGGTGGGTACGGTGGCAACGGCGCTGCGGGTTTTCTTACTAATGCCTTTGGTGGCACAAGCTATGGTACTCAGTGGTCTCCCACAGGTGGTGGCAGTGCGGGCGGGTCGTTAGTGCCGTACTCATTTGGCGGCAACGGCGGTGGCGCCATTCAATTCATCAGTCAAAACGGCATCGTGCAAATAGATGGCACCATTTCAGCCAAAGGTGCCAACGGTTCCGGCTCCGGCGGCGGCGGCGGTTCTGGCGGGACCATCTCGGTGACAGGCGGGATACTACTTGGTTCGGGCTCCATCACGGCTGCTGGCGGGGCTGGTGTGGACTCCATTGGCGGCGGCGGTGGTGGTGGTCGCATTTACCTCACTCCAACGTCAAACCTCTTTACCGGATCTATTTCCACGGCTGGCGGCGGCGGCGGCAATTGGGGCGGGGCAGGCACGGTTCTTATCCAAGTGTCGGGCCAGAATTCCCAACTCATTTTGGACAACAGCGGGCACACGGGAACAAATACACTGGTGCAATCACAAAATGGCCCGACAGATTTGATTATTCGCGGAGGCGCAACCGGATGCGCATCTTCCCCGGTTACCTTTGCCAACCTTAATGTGAGCTCCAATGGATGGCTGACGCCGTTCCCTGGTTACCAAGGTTCGGCGGACAGCAGTGTGAATTTCTCGTTTACTGGAAATGCGACGATTCAGGCTGGAGGCGGAATTATTGCGGACCTTGCGGGATACCCAGCAGGGCAGGGTTCGGGTTTTGGACACTATTATACTCTCGGCTCAACCAATTTTTGCAGCGGTGCGGGTCACGGGGGCGGCGGCGGTAGCAGCGCTGGCAAATACGCCCTAGGCGGAAACACTTATGATTCTCCTACCTCTCCGACCATCGCAGGCAGCGGTGGCGGATCATCTTCATCTTATTCGCCATATGCGTTTGGCGGCGCTGGGGGCGGGGTTATCCGGCTTAATGTGACCGGCACATTGGAGGTGGACGGGATCATTTCTGCAGGAGGCGGAAATGGCTCAGGGCTGGCCGGCGGCGGCGGTTCGGGCGGAAGCATCTGGCTGGCGGTTGGCACGCTTTCGGGTGCCGGTTCCATTGCAGCAAACGGCGGCAATGGAGCGGCTGGACTGGGAGGCGGTGGTGGTGGCGGCATGATTTATATGCCCTGCAACAACAATTCATTCTCCGGGACCGTGACTGCCTATGGCGGCGGCGGAGCCAATTGGGGCGGAGCTGGAACGACAATCATTCAATTGCCCGGCAAGAATTCCCAATTAATTGTGGACGGTGGCGGAAATCCGGGAGCTCCCACACCGCTGCCAAACTCCACTACCACAGACGTCGTTTTGCGCAATGGCGCGGTGGGCGTGGCTACCTCATCGTTGACGCTGGGCAATCTGCTGATCAGCTCCAATGCCTGGTTGATCGTCACCAATTTCCCCTCATCCTCCGCGACGATCTCCTGTTTGAGCGCAACGATTCAGGCGGGAGGCAGCATCATCGCCGACTCTCAAGGTTACGCGGCGGGTCAGGGCTCCAGTGCCGGTCGTTCGTCCGGGAATTCGCCCAATTATCCGTGCGGCGGTGCGGGAAAGGGCGGAGTCGGCGGCAACAGCATTTCGAACCTGGCATTGGGTGGTAACGTTGATCCGAATAAGGTGTCGGCCGGCAGCGGCGGTGGAAACTTTCCTCCTTACTCGCTGGGCGGTACCGGCGGTGGTTCGATATCGCTCACGATATCCGGCCTCCTGCAGGTTGATGGAATCATTTCCGCCAATGGCGGCAATGGTGGAGGCTTCGGGGGTGGTGGTGGCGCTGGCGGGAGTATTACGCTCACTTCCGGCTCACTGTCCGGAAGTGGCGTGATCAGGGCCAATGGCGGCGGTGGAGCAGGCTCGATTGGCGGCGGTGGAGCAGGAGGCTGGGTCACAGTTACCGTAAACTCCACAGCAAATCAATTTACAGGAGCAGTTTCCGCCTATGGCGGCGGCGGAGCCAATTGGGGTGGCACGGGGGTATTAACCATCCAGACAAACTCACCGATAGCAACAATCGTTCAAGTTATTTTGGACGCCGGGGGAAACCCGGGCCCAGCCACACCCCTGACAGGCTCCAGTTCGTCGACCAGCCTGACCTTGCGCAATGGAGCGGTGGGCCTGATCAATTCTCAATTGAGCCTGGGCAGTCTGTTAATCACTTCCAACGCCTGGTTGGTAGTCAGCAATCTCCCCGGCAATGCGACGACCATCACACTTTCGAGCGCAACCATTCAGGCCGGGGGTGGCATCACGGCCGACTCCCAGGGCTATGCGGCGGGTCAGGGCTCCAGTGCCGGTCGTTCGTCCGGGATTTCGCCCAATTATCCGTGCGGCGGTGCGGGAAAGGGCGGATTCGGCGGCAACAGCATTTCGAACCTGGCGTTGGGTGGTAACGTTGATCCGAATAAGGTGTCGGCCGGCAGCGGCGGTGGAACCTACTCACCTTACTCGCTCGGCGGTACCGGCGGTGGTTCGATCTCGCTCACGATATCCGGTCTCCTGCAGGTTGATGGAATCATTTCCGCCAATGGCGGCAACGGCAGTGGCATTGGGGGAGGGGGCGGCGCTGGCGGGAGTATTACGCTCACTTCCGGCTCACTGTCCGGAAGTGGCGTGATCAGGGCCAATGGCGGCGGTGGAGCAGGCTCGATTGGCGGCGGTGGAGCAGGAGGCTGGGTCACAGTTACCGTAAACTCCACAGCAAATCAATTTACAGGAGCAGTTTCCGCCTATGGCGGCGGCGGAGCCAATTGGGGTGGCACGGGGCCAGTATCCATACAGACAAACCCACTGCCAGGAGGACAAAATGTTCAACTTATTTTGGACGCCGGGGGAAACCCGGGCCCAGCCACACCCCTGACAGGCTCCAGTTCGTCGACCAGCCTGACCTTGCGCAATGGAGCGGTGGGCCTGATCAATTCTCAATTGAGCCTGAGCAGTCTGTTAATCACTTCCAACACCTGGTTGGTAGTCAGCAATTTCCCGGGCAATTCGACGACCATCTCACTTTCGAGCGCAACCATTCAGGCGGGAGGTGGCATCACGGCCGACTTCCAGGGCTACGCAGCGGGATTGGGCAATGGGGCTGGGCATGGTTTCGGAGTTTCGCCCAATTTCCCGTGCAGCGGGGCAGGTCATGGTGGAAATGGTGGAAACACTGGAAGTGGTTCGAAGGAGTCCGTTGTGGGCGGAACAGCGTATGATAATCAGACGTCGCCCAGCATCGCTGGCAGCGGAGGCGGAGCTTATTCGCCCTATTCATTTGGCGGCGTTGGGGGCGGTCAGTTCGCGATCACGGTAACCGGCCAGCTGCAGGTTGATGGAATCATTTCCGCAAATGGCGGTAATGGTTCGGGCATCGGGGGAGGCGGTGGCTCTGGCGGGGGCATCAAGCTCACTGCAGGCACTCTATCCGGCTCGGGAGCAATCAGGGCGAATGGTGGCAGTGGTGCAGGTGTGAACGGGGGAGGCGGGGCCGGAGGTTGCATCGCCATCTATCCCACCGCGAATTTTTTTGCCGGAACAATTTCCGCGGGCGGAGGCGGAGGAGCCAATTGGGGCGGGGCCGGAACCATATATACGCAAACCGGGGGACAGCAGAGCACCCAATTGATTCTGGACAACGGTGGACAGACAGGTGCCAGCACACAAATTCAACCCCTTCAAACCACCACCGCTTTGATTTTGCGCAACGGTGCGATTGGGTACCAACAGGTCTCGTCGCAAACTTTTGGCAGCCTTTTGATCAGTTCCAACGCCTGGCTGATAGCCAACAGTAATAGCGGCACCCTGAACCTCACGTTCAATGGAAACGCGACAATTCAGGCAGGTGGCGGAATCGTGACGGATGGTCAGGGTTATCTTGCCGGTTCGGGCACTGGTGCGGGGCATTATGTGGGGACGACCTACTATCCATGCAGCGGCGGCAGTTATGGTGGTTATGGCGGGATTGGGAACGCGGCTTCAGTGTATGGCGGCTCGGTGTATGGTTCAATCACTTCACCTACGAGCTTTGGCAGTGGTGGTGGCAATATATACCCCTATTCGCCTGGCGGCGCGGGCGGCGGTGCGATTCGCCTCACGGTGAACGGCACTTTGGCCGCCTCCGGAAAGATTTCTGCCAACGGCGGCGATGGTTCCGGTCTCGGGGGCGGTGGCGGCTCGGGTGGAAGTATCTTTATCACTGTCGGCACACTTGCTGGGAATGGCTTGATTACGGCCAACGGCGGCGACGGGGTAGAAGCCCAGGGCGGTGGCGGTGGCGGCGGAAGAATTTCCATCGGCTACAATGCAAATAGTTTTGCGGGGCTCACGACCGCCTATGGCGGTGACGGCTATGTAGCAGGTGGGGCGGGCACTATTTATACGAAAGCCAATTCCCAATCAGTGGGGCCAGTGCTGGTCGATAATGGCGGTGTGGCCGGCGCCCTCACGCCAGTATCCGGTACACTCGGACTCCCCTCGCTCCCAGTCAGCCTAACCATTCAGAATGGCGCAGTGGTTAGCCCACAAGCGAGTTTCCTGCAATTGAACAATCTCACCGTTGGCTCTGGCGGTTTGTTCACGGTTTCATCCAGACCAACGAAGCTCGATCTACTGGTCTTCAACAACGTTGATGTCGCGCCCGGCGGCGCCATTGCCGTGGATGGAGCTGGATATGGTCAGGCAGCAGGCCAGGGAGGCGGACAATCCAACGGCGGGTTCGGCAGCGGCGCAGGTTATGGCGGCGTGGGCGGAGCTTCCTCTACCTCCCCGGGTGGTGCCAGCTACGGGTCGGCAATCCAACCGGTGGATTCTGGCAGTGGCGGCGGCTTCGGATCGGGACCGCAGGCTGGCGGCTCCGTTGGTGGCGGCGCTATTCGATTGAATATCGGTGGCGTCCTTACCGTGGATGGCCAGCTGAGTGCCGGAGGGCAAATGGGATTGCAGGACAACTCAGGTGGGGGATCCGGCGGGAGCATTTGGGTGGATGCCGGCATGCTGGCCGGCAATGGCAGCATCGCCGCTGATGGCGGCGAAGGGGAACTCTATGGTGGCGGTGGCGGGGCGGGCGGACGTATAGCCCTCTACTCGCGCGCAAACCATTTCCTGGGCCTTACCTCCGCAGCCGGTGGCCTCGGTGATGTTTCAGGGGCCAATGGCACGATCTTCACATCAAACAACTTTCCTGCGCTGATAGTCCTTACGAATTCACCGAGCGGCATTGTCAGCAACGCCGTGGGTTTAGTGACCTTGTATTTCAATGGCGCGCCCAATCCGAGTTCAGTTACCTCAGCCGCGATATTGCTGATGACTCCAAATGGGGCTGTGCCTTCCAGTTCGATCTCGATCTCTGCTTTGAGTTCTGACACCTACCAGCTCAGCTTCCCGCTGCAAACCACCATCGGTAATTACACACTAACCGTGGGGAACGGTGTCACGGACCTGTACGGGCAGTCTTTGGCGCAGGTTTATAACGGTGGGTTCAGCATTTCACTCCCGGTCATTCAAGGCACCATCACGGACTCAAGTGGCAACCCGGTTGCGGGTGTCACCCTCCAGCCCTCCAGTGGATTCTCTTCAGCTACGACGGACACGAATGGAAATTATGTCCTCGGTTTCGTGCCGGGATCGAGTTTCACGGTCACGCCATCGCAGGGCACACTTGTTTTCGTGCCAGGTTCGATGTCCTATACCAATGTCTCCACCTCCGTCTCCAATCAGAATTACCTCGCCGTCTCCACCCTTGCGCCACGATTGGCCGCTGGAGTCAATAGCACCAACTTCGTCCTGAGTTGGCAGGCAATTCCCGGGGTGAATTACCAGGTTTATTCCTCCACGAACCTTATCAACTGGCTGCCCTACGGCAGCGCCTTAACCGGCAGCAATGGACCAGTCCAGTTCCCCGTGCCAATCGGAGACGGCCCGCAACAGTTCTTCCGCGTGCAGCCGACGGATTAA
- a CDS encoding DUF4230 domain-containing protein has product MNSETEKSGQPPRASGRYTIPLTILAFGITMVAIILALVFAYHQLWSAPKNAAVETAQTIVNGIRNAFNFTPKVSIDKTIFVEESIPILELATVSRNSVIYYSYTNQWAGSTKILVLKGNFRVKGGFDLKQNCSVNIRSNPLRIDAKFPPPKLLSVELINYEIEQSENGYWNKIQPADQQEAIRGMMNTARLELGKTVRDDAKKNLEDKLKEIARTKNADITFSYSLEKKD; this is encoded by the coding sequence ATGAATAGCGAAACCGAAAAATCCGGGCAGCCACCTCGCGCCAGCGGCAGGTACACCATACCGCTTACCATTCTGGCCTTCGGCATCACCATGGTCGCGATTATCCTGGCCCTGGTTTTCGCCTACCATCAGCTTTGGAGCGCCCCAAAAAATGCCGCCGTCGAAACCGCACAAACCATCGTCAACGGCATTCGCAATGCCTTCAATTTCACCCCCAAGGTCAGCATCGATAAAACCATCTTTGTCGAGGAATCCATCCCCATTCTCGAACTCGCCACCGTCTCCCGCAACAGTGTCATTTATTACTCCTATACCAACCAATGGGCTGGCAGTACAAAAATCCTGGTTCTGAAAGGCAACTTCCGCGTCAAAGGCGGATTCGATCTCAAACAAAATTGCTCAGTTAACATTCGCTCCAATCCACTCCGCATCGACGCCAAATTCCCTCCCCCAAAACTGCTTTCCGTCGAATTGATAAACTACGAAATTGAACAAAGCGAGAACGGCTACTGGAACAAGATCCAGCCCGCCGACCAGCAGGAAGCCATTCGTGGCATGATGAACACGGCCAGGCTCGAACTAGGCAAAACCGTCCGCGACGACGCCAAAAAAAATCTCGAGGATAAGCTGAAGGAAATCGCCCGCACAAAAAACGCCGACATTACCTTCAGCTACAGCCTCGAGAAAAAGGATTAA